From the genome of Pseudomonas sp. TMP9, one region includes:
- a CDS encoding GlxA family transcriptional regulator: MASLRYGKQQGLGLTPTFEIHLVSPDGLPVRSFSGVLIPVDGALNDADIIILPAFWDDFDALCQRHPQVLSWLKQRHTAGSAICGEATGVFWMAQAGLLDGKQATTYWRFFNEFTERFPNVLLNQEKHLTDADNLYCAGGVTSACDLYIYLIERFCGASVAQGVARDILYEVQRNYAPGRIGFGGQKLHHDMTILQIQQWLEDHFADKFRFEDVAREHSMSIRNFMRRFQTATGDKPLHYLQRLRIETAKGLLSATRKSIKTISYEVGYDDASFFARLFRQHTELSPNQYRRQFQHKDGHA, from the coding sequence ATGGCCAGCCTGCGCTACGGCAAACAGCAGGGGCTGGGGCTGACGCCGACCTTCGAGATCCACTTGGTCAGCCCTGATGGCCTGCCGGTACGCAGCTTCAGTGGCGTGTTGATACCGGTCGATGGCGCGCTGAATGATGCTGACATCATTATACTGCCGGCCTTCTGGGACGACTTTGATGCACTGTGCCAACGTCATCCGCAGGTGCTTAGCTGGCTAAAACAGCGCCACACTGCTGGCAGCGCGATTTGCGGCGAGGCCACAGGGGTGTTCTGGATGGCCCAGGCCGGCCTGCTCGACGGCAAACAAGCCACCACGTATTGGCGCTTCTTTAACGAATTCACCGAGCGCTTTCCCAACGTACTGCTCAACCAAGAAAAGCACTTAACGGACGCCGATAATCTCTACTGCGCGGGCGGCGTCACCTCGGCCTGCGACCTCTATATCTACTTGATCGAGCGCTTCTGCGGTGCCAGCGTGGCCCAGGGTGTCGCCCGCGATATTTTGTATGAGGTGCAGCGCAACTACGCACCCGGCCGCATCGGCTTTGGTGGGCAGAAACTGCACCACGACATGACCATTCTGCAAATCCAGCAGTGGCTAGAAGATCACTTTGCCGACAAGTTCCGCTTTGAAGACGTGGCCCGCGAGCACAGCATGAGCATCCGTAATTTTATGCGCCGCTTCCAAACCGCCACCGGTGACAAGCCGCTGCATTACCTGCAACGCCTGCGTATCGAAACCGCCAAAGGCCTGCTCAGCGCCACGCGTAAAAGCATCAAGACCATCAGCTATGAAGTCGGATACGACGACGCCAGTTTCTTCGCTCGCCTGTTTCGTCAGCACACAGAACTGTCGCCCAACCAATACCGCCGCCAGTTCCAACACAAAGACGGTCACGCTTAA
- the gatA gene encoding Asp-tRNA(Asn)/Glu-tRNA(Gln) amidotransferase subunit GatA, which produces MYQLTLAEITRGLADKQFSSEELTRSLLARIAQLDPQLNSFITVTDELALTQAKAADGRRAAGENGALLGAPIGHKDLFCTQDVLTSCASKILNGFKAPYNATVVDKLAAAGAVTLGKLNMDEFAMGSANESSHYGAVKNPWDLTRVPGGSSGGSAAAVAARLLPAATGTDTGGSIRQPAALTNLTGIKPTYGRVSRWGMIAYASSLDQGGPLARTAEDCALMLHAMAGFDAKDSTSVDQPVDDYLAALSQPLNGLRIGLPKEYFGAGLDARIGEKVMAVVDELKKLGATVKEISLPNMQHAIPAYYVIAPAEASSNLSRFDGVRFGYRCENPVNLEDLYKRSRGEGFGAEVKRRIMVGTYALSAGYYDAYYLKAQKIRRLIKNDFVAAFNDVDVILGPTTPNLAWKLGEKNSDPVAAYLEDIYTITANLAGIPGLSMPAGFVDGLPVGAQLLAPYFKEGRLLNVAHQYQQVTDWHTQAPTGF; this is translated from the coding sequence ATGTATCAACTGACTCTGGCCGAGATCACCCGCGGACTCGCCGACAAGCAATTTTCATCCGAAGAGCTGACCCGCAGCCTGTTGGCGCGCATTGCCCAACTCGACCCGCAGCTTAATAGTTTTATTACCGTCACCGACGAACTGGCCCTCACCCAAGCCAAGGCCGCTGATGGCCGCCGCGCAGCGGGCGAAAACGGCGCGCTGCTCGGTGCGCCAATCGGCCACAAAGACCTGTTCTGCACCCAAGACGTACTCACCAGCTGCGCCTCGAAAATCCTCAACGGCTTTAAAGCGCCGTACAACGCCACCGTGGTCGACAAGCTCGCGGCCGCCGGCGCCGTGACCTTGGGCAAGTTGAACATGGACGAATTCGCCATGGGCTCGGCCAACGAGTCCAGCCACTACGGCGCAGTAAAAAACCCTTGGGACCTAACCCGTGTACCCGGCGGTTCCAGCGGCGGCTCTGCGGCGGCCGTTGCGGCGCGGCTGCTACCGGCTGCTACTGGCACCGACACCGGCGGCTCGATCCGTCAGCCGGCGGCGCTGACCAACCTCACCGGCATAAAGCCGACCTACGGGCGCGTTTCGCGCTGGGGCATGATTGCCTATGCCTCAAGCCTTGATCAGGGCGGCCCTTTGGCGCGCACCGCCGAAGACTGCGCGTTGATGCTGCACGCCATGGCCGGTTTTGATGCCAAAGACAGCACCAGCGTTGATCAACCGGTTGATGACTACCTGGCCGCCCTGAGCCAACCGCTGAACGGCCTGCGCATTGGCTTGCCGAAGGAATACTTCGGCGCAGGCCTCGATGCACGCATCGGTGAGAAGGTCATGGCGGTGGTCGATGAGCTGAAAAAGCTCGGCGCCACGGTTAAAGAGATCAGCCTGCCGAATATGCAGCACGCCATCCCGGCCTACTACGTCATCGCCCCGGCGGAAGCCAGCAGCAACCTGTCGCGTTTTGACGGCGTGCGCTTTGGCTACCGCTGCGAAAACCCGGTCAACCTTGAAGACCTCTACAAGCGCTCGCGCGGTGAAGGCTTCGGCGCCGAGGTGAAGCGCCGCATCATGGTCGGCACTTATGCATTGTCCGCCGGTTATTACGACGCCTATTACCTCAAAGCGCAGAAGATCCGCCGCTTAATCAAGAATGATTTCGTCGCCGCGTTTAACGATGTTGACGTGATCCTCGGCCCGACCACGCCGAACCTGGCCTGGAAGCTCGGCGAGAAGAACAGCGACCCAGTCGCCGCCTATCTGGAAGACATCTACACCATCACCGCCAACCTCGCCGGCATCCCTGGCTTGTCGATGCCGGCGGGCTTTGTTGATGGTTTGCCGGTGGGCGCGCAACTGCTCGCCCCGTACTTCAAAGAAGGCCGCTTGCTCAACGTCGCCCACCAGTACCAACAGGTTACTGACTGGCACACCCAAGCACCGACTGGCTTCTGA
- a CDS encoding 3'-5' exonuclease: MLADSIAVLDFETTGMSPAQQARATEIGVVIVEDGQIVARYQSLMNSGAWVPPFIEQLTGISNAMLRSAPPAAQVMQEVAEFVGDRPLLAHNASFDQKFWDAELALIRRRRVQPFACSLLLSRRLLPMAPSHKLGNLNHWAGLPSTGKAHRALADAEMAANLTCFMAGLLRERHGIADISHQLLCNLQRVPAAKMSLALQKIRDQTFS, encoded by the coding sequence ATGCTTGCAGATTCCATCGCCGTACTCGACTTTGAAACCACTGGCATGTCACCGGCCCAGCAGGCCCGCGCGACGGAAATTGGCGTGGTGATCGTCGAGGATGGACAGATCGTCGCGCGTTATCAAAGCCTGATGAACAGTGGCGCCTGGGTGCCACCGTTTATCGAGCAGCTCACCGGGATCAGCAACGCCATGCTGCGTTCGGCGCCGCCTGCCGCACAGGTGATGCAGGAGGTGGCTGAATTTGTTGGGGATCGCCCGCTGCTGGCGCACAACGCCAGCTTTGATCAAAAATTCTGGGACGCGGAGTTGGCGCTGATTCGCCGTCGTCGGGTGCAGCCGTTTGCCTGCTCCTTGTTATTGTCGCGGCGGTTATTGCCCATGGCGCCTAGTCATAAGCTGGGCAACCTTAACCATTGGGCCGGCTTGCCAAGTACCGGCAAGGCGCACCGGGCGTTGGCTGATGCGGAAATGGCTGCCAACCTGACCTGCTTTATGGCGGGGCTGCTGCGCGAGCGTCATGGTATTGCCGATATTTCCCACCAATTGCTGTGCAACCTGCAACGGGTGCCCGCGGCGAAAATGTCATTGGCCTTGCAGAAAATTCGCGACCAGACATTTAGCTAG
- the mreB gene encoding rod shape-determining protein MreB, which translates to MFKKLRGMFSSDLSIDLGTANTLIYVRERGIVLNEPSVVAIRTSANNQKSVVAVGTDAKRMLGRTPGNIQAIRPMKDGVIADFSVCEKMLQYFINKVHENSFLQPSPRVLICVPCKSTQVERRAIRESALGAGAREVFLIEEPMAAAIGAGLPVEEARGSMVVDIGGGTTEIALISLNGVVYAESVRVGGDRFDEAIITYVRRNYGSLIGESTAERIKQEIGTAYPGGEVREVDVRGRNLAEGVPRSFTLNSNEVLEALQESLATIVQAVKSALEQSPPELASDIAERGLVLTGGGALLRDLDKLLSQETGLPVIVAEDPLTCVARGGGKALEMMDRHSMDLLSSE; encoded by the coding sequence ATGTTCAAAAAACTGCGTGGCATGTTTTCCAGCGATCTTTCGATTGACCTGGGCACTGCCAATACCCTGATTTATGTCCGCGAGCGCGGCATCGTTCTGAACGAGCCTTCTGTTGTTGCTATTCGCACCAGCGCCAATAACCAGAAGAGCGTGGTGGCGGTCGGTACCGATGCCAAGCGTATGCTCGGCCGCACCCCCGGTAACATCCAAGCCATTAGGCCGATGAAAGATGGTGTGATCGCCGACTTCAGCGTCTGCGAAAAAATGCTGCAGTACTTCATCAATAAAGTTCACGAAAATAGCTTTCTGCAGCCATCGCCACGCGTCTTGATTTGCGTGCCGTGCAAGTCGACTCAGGTTGAGCGTCGTGCCATCCGCGAGTCGGCCCTGGGTGCCGGTGCTCGTGAAGTGTTCCTGATTGAAGAACCTATGGCCGCTGCCATCGGCGCTGGCCTGCCGGTTGAAGAAGCGCGCGGTTCAATGGTGGTCGATATCGGCGGCGGTACCACGGAGATTGCCCTGATTTCGCTGAACGGTGTGGTATATGCCGAATCCGTTCGCGTCGGCGGCGACCGTTTCGACGAAGCCATCATCACCTACGTGCGCCGTAACTATGGTTCGCTGATCGGTGAATCCACCGCCGAGCGGATCAAGCAAGAAATCGGCACTGCCTACCCGGGCGGTGAAGTGCGCGAAGTCGACGTGCGTGGCCGTAATCTGGCTGAAGGTGTACCGCGCAGCTTTACCCTGAATTCCAATGAGGTGCTTGAAGCGCTGCAAGAATCGCTGGCGACCATTGTTCAGGCGGTTAAAAGCGCTCTTGAGCAGTCGCCGCCGGAGCTGGCCTCGGACATCGCCGAGCGTGGCTTGGTGTTGACCGGTGGCGGCGCATTGCTGCGTGATCTGGACAAACTGCTGTCACAGGAAACCGGCTTGCCGGTTATCGTCGCTGAAGATCCGCTCACCTGCGTAGCACGCGGCGGTGGCAAGGCGCTGGAAATGATGGACCGTCACAGCATGGACTTGCTGTCCTCAGAGTAA
- a CDS encoding DUF6435 family protein, with translation MFGLFKSDPAKKLRKQYSAKLEEAMQAQRSGDIRSYSMLTEEAQALWAQLEPLEREKS, from the coding sequence ATGTTCGGTTTGTTTAAAAGTGATCCCGCGAAGAAATTGCGCAAGCAGTACAGCGCCAAGTTGGAGGAGGCCATGCAGGCTCAGCGCAGTGGTGATATTCGCAGCTACTCCATGCTGACCGAAGAAGCTCAAGCCTTGTGGGCTCAGCTTGAGCCGCTGGAGCGCGAGAAGTCCTGA
- a CDS encoding NYN domain-containing protein produces MKKIAVFADVQNLYYTVRQAYGCHFNYAALWADISQHGQIVEAYAYAIDRGDQKQQQFQQILRNLGFTVKLKPFIQRSDGSAKGDWDVGITIDIMDAAPRVDEVVLASGDGDFDMLLEKIRSSHGVEAIAYGVPGLTAQSLVRAASRYVPIEGSLLLRN; encoded by the coding sequence GTGAAGAAGATCGCCGTATTCGCCGATGTACAGAACCTCTATTACACCGTGCGCCAGGCTTATGGTTGCCACTTTAATTACGCCGCGCTGTGGGCGGATATCAGCCAGCACGGGCAGATTGTCGAAGCCTACGCCTATGCCATCGACCGGGGTGATCAGAAGCAGCAGCAGTTTCAGCAGATCCTGCGCAACCTCGGTTTTACCGTAAAGCTCAAACCCTTTATCCAGCGCAGCGACGGCTCGGCCAAGGGCGATTGGGATGTGGGTATCACTATCGATATCATGGACGCCGCGCCGCGCGTCGACGAAGTGGTGCTGGCGTCTGGTGATGGCGATTTCGACATGCTGCTGGAGAAAATCCGCAGCAGTCATGGCGTCGAGGCGATCGCCTATGGCGTGCCAGGGCTGACCGCGCAATCACTGGTGCGCGCCGCCAGCCGTTATGTGCCGATTGAAGGCAGCCTGTTGCTGAGAAACTGA
- the gatC gene encoding Asp-tRNA(Asn)/Glu-tRNA(Gln) amidotransferase subunit GatC, which yields MALERCDVEKIAHLARLGLNEAEIPATTEKLNSILGLIDHMQAVNTDGIEPLAHPLEATQRLRADHVTEHNQRDAYQAIAPAVENGLYLVPQVIE from the coding sequence ATGGCGCTTGAACGCTGCGACGTGGAGAAGATCGCTCATTTGGCTCGATTGGGCCTAAATGAAGCTGAAATCCCGGCTACTACCGAAAAGCTCAACTCCATTCTCGGCCTGATTGATCACATGCAGGCCGTCAATACTGATGGCATTGAGCCGCTGGCTCACCCGCTTGAAGCGACTCAGCGCCTGCGTGCTGACCACGTTACCGAACACAATCAGCGCGACGCCTATCAAGCTATCGCCCCGGCCGTGGAAAACGGTCTGTACCTGGTTCCACAAGTCATCGAGTAA
- the gatB gene encoding Asp-tRNA(Asn)/Glu-tRNA(Gln) amidotransferase subunit GatB has translation MQWETVIGLEIHAQLSTQSKIFSASAIAFGAEPNTQASLVDLGMPGTLPVLNAEAVRMACKFGLAIDAEIAPKNIFARKNYFYPDLPKGYQTSQMDHPIVGKGFLDITLEDGTQKRIGITRAHLEEDAGKSLHEDFHGMSGIDLNRAGTPLLEIVSEPDIRSAKEAVAYVKAMHALVRYLNICDGNMAEGSLRCDCNVSVRPVGQAEYGTRAEIKNVNSFRFIEKAINHEVQRQIELIEDGGRVVQETRLYDPNKDQTRSMRSKEEANDYRYFPCPDLLPVVIEQSFLDEIRVTLPELPVQKRERFEREFGLSAYDADVLAASREQADYFEAVNAVCGDAKLAANWVMGELSSLLNSGNLSIEQSPVCAEQLGGMILRIKDNTISGKIAKMVFEALAAGEGATADEVIEKKGLKQVTDSGAIESMLDEVLAANTEQVEQYRASDEAKRGKMFGFFVGQAMKASKGKANPAQVNELLKKKLEG, from the coding sequence ATGCAATGGGAAACCGTAATCGGGCTGGAAATTCACGCCCAGCTCAGCACCCAATCGAAGATTTTCTCCGCCAGCGCCATCGCCTTTGGCGCCGAGCCCAACACCCAGGCCAGCCTGGTTGACCTTGGCATGCCTGGCACCCTGCCGGTGCTGAATGCTGAAGCGGTGCGCATGGCCTGTAAGTTCGGCTTGGCGATTGACGCCGAAATCGCGCCGAAGAATATCTTTGCCCGTAAAAACTACTTCTACCCGGACCTGCCCAAGGGCTACCAAACCAGCCAGATGGATCACCCTATCGTCGGCAAGGGCTTCTTGGACATCACCCTGGAAGACGGCACGCAGAAGCGCATCGGCATCACCCGCGCCCACCTGGAAGAGGACGCCGGCAAAAGCTTGCACGAAGACTTCCATGGCATGAGCGGTATCGACCTCAACCGTGCCGGTACGCCGCTGCTGGAAATCGTCTCCGAGCCAGACATTCGCTCCGCTAAAGAAGCCGTAGCCTACGTCAAGGCCATGCACGCCTTGGTGCGTTACCTCAATATTTGCGATGGCAACATGGCCGAAGGCTCGCTGCGCTGCGACTGTAATGTCTCAGTACGGCCGGTCGGCCAAGCGGAATACGGCACCCGCGCCGAGATTAAAAACGTCAATTCATTCCGCTTTATCGAAAAAGCCATTAACCATGAAGTGCAGCGCCAGATCGAGCTGATCGAAGACGGCGGCAGGGTGGTGCAGGAAACCCGCCTGTACGACCCAAACAAAGACCAAACCCGCTCCATGCGCAGCAAGGAAGAGGCCAACGACTACCGTTACTTCCCCTGCCCGGACCTGCTACCGGTGGTGATCGAGCAAAGCTTCCTCGACGAAATTCGCGTCACCTTGCCGGAACTGCCCGTGCAAAAGCGCGAACGCTTTGAACGGGAGTTTGGCCTGTCCGCCTATGACGCCGACGTACTGGCCGCCAGTCGTGAGCAAGCTGACTATTTTGAGGCCGTTAACGCTGTGTGTGGCGATGCCAAGCTGGCCGCCAACTGGGTCATGGGGGAGCTGTCTAGCCTGCTCAACAGCGGCAACCTAAGCATCGAGCAGTCGCCCGTTTGCGCCGAGCAATTGGGCGGCATGATCCTGCGCATCAAGGACAACACCATCAGCGGCAAGATCGCCAAGATGGTCTTTGAGGCCCTAGCCGCCGGTGAAGGCGCGACGGCCGATGAAGTGATCGAGAAGAAAGGCCTGAAGCAGGTCACCGACTCCGGCGCGATCGAGTCGATGCTGGACGAGGTGCTGGCAGCCAACACCGAGCAGGTTGAACAGTACCGCGCCAGCGATGAAGCCAAGCGCGGCAAGATGTTCGGCTTCTTTGTCGGCCAGGCCATGAAAGCCTCGAAAGGCAAAGCTAACCCTGCTCAAGTGAACGAGCTGCTGAAGAAAAAACTCGAAGGCTGA
- a CDS encoding acyl-CoA dehydrogenase family protein — translation MIPRTIFSSEHEQFRNSVRKFLEQEAVPFHQQWEKDGHIDRALWNKAGEAGMLCSHVPEEYGGMAADFLYSTVVIEEVGRLGLTGIGFSLHSDIVAPYILHYGTEAQKQHYLPKLVSGEMVTAIAMTEPGAGSDLQGVKTNAVLDGDEYVINGSKTFITNGFLADLVIVVAKTDPKAGAKGTSLFLVEANTPGFSKGKRLEKVGMKAQDTSELFFQDVRVPKENLLGQAGMGFAYLMQELPQERLTVGIGALSSAEAALQWTLDYTRERKAFGKAIADFQNTRFKLAEMATEIQIGRVFVDRCLELHLQGKLDVPTAAMIKYWTTDLQCKVLDECVQLHGGYGYMWEYPVARAWADARVQRIYAGTNEIMKEIIARSL, via the coding sequence ATGATCCCCAGAACGATTTTCAGCTCTGAACACGAACAGTTTCGTAACAGCGTGCGCAAGTTTCTTGAGCAAGAAGCGGTGCCATTCCATCAGCAGTGGGAAAAGGACGGCCACATCGATCGCGCACTCTGGAATAAGGCGGGGGAGGCCGGCATGCTCTGCTCGCATGTCCCTGAAGAATACGGCGGCATGGCGGCGGACTTTCTTTACAGCACTGTGGTGATTGAGGAGGTCGGTCGTCTGGGCCTGACCGGTATCGGCTTCTCACTGCATTCCGACATCGTTGCGCCTTACATCCTGCATTACGGCACCGAGGCGCAGAAGCAGCACTACCTGCCCAAGCTGGTATCCGGGGAAATGGTTACCGCTATCGCCATGACCGAGCCTGGCGCTGGCTCCGACCTGCAGGGCGTGAAAACCAACGCCGTACTCGATGGCGATGAGTACGTCATCAACGGCTCGAAAACCTTTATCACCAATGGCTTTCTCGCTGACTTGGTGATTGTGGTGGCCAAAACTGATCCGAAAGCCGGAGCCAAGGGCACCAGCCTGTTTTTAGTGGAGGCCAACACGCCCGGTTTCTCCAAAGGCAAGCGCCTAGAAAAAGTCGGTATGAAGGCCCAGGACACCTCCGAGTTATTCTTCCAAGATGTACGCGTGCCTAAGGAAAACCTACTGGGTCAGGCCGGCATGGGCTTCGCCTACCTAATGCAAGAGCTGCCGCAGGAGCGTTTGACCGTGGGCATCGGTGCACTGTCTTCGGCGGAAGCGGCGCTGCAATGGACCCTCGACTACACGCGTGAGCGCAAGGCGTTCGGCAAAGCGATTGCGGATTTCCAAAATACCCGCTTCAAGTTGGCGGAAATGGCCACGGAAATTCAGATCGGTCGAGTATTTGTCGATCGTTGCCTAGAGCTGCACCTGCAGGGCAAGTTGGATGTGCCCACTGCTGCCATGATCAAGTACTGGACCACAGATTTGCAGTGCAAGGTGCTCGACGAATGTGTGCAGCTGCACGGCGGTTACGGCTATATGTGGGAATACCCAGTGGCGCGGGCTTGGGCCGATGCGCGGGTACAACGCATCTACGCGGGCACCAACGAAATCATGAAAGAAATCATCGCCCGCTCGCTGTGA
- a CDS encoding septal ring lytic transglycosylase RlpA family protein: protein MAPGLRARALIRNSVILGALTLLAGCASQGQTDPNGYRADGQASYYGARHHGNKTASGERFDQHALTAAHRSLPFGSRVRVTNLRNDKTVVVRINDRGPYAKKRIIDLSQQAAKQLDMLRDGVVPVRIEQLSQ, encoded by the coding sequence ATTGCACCTGGGCTACGGGCACGCGCACTGATCCGCAACAGCGTGATACTCGGCGCACTGACCTTGCTCGCCGGGTGCGCCAGCCAGGGCCAGACAGATCCAAACGGTTATCGCGCCGACGGTCAGGCGTCTTATTACGGCGCGCGCCACCACGGCAATAAAACCGCCAGCGGTGAGCGTTTCGACCAACACGCCTTGACTGCCGCGCATCGTAGCCTGCCATTTGGCAGCAGGGTGCGGGTGACTAACCTGCGTAACGACAAAACCGTGGTGGTGCGCATCAATGATCGCGGCCCTTATGCAAAAAAACGCATCATTGATCTCTCGCAACAAGCCGCCAAACAGCTCGACATGCTACGTGACGGCGTGGTGCCCGTACGCATCGAGCAGCTGAGCCAATAA
- a CDS encoding calcium/sodium antiporter has translation MTLMTFVYLIIGLVLLVAGAEVLVRGAAKLAAQFGIPPLIIGLTVVAFGTSAPETAVSVQAAMNGSGDLAIGNVIGSNIANILLILGVTALVAPLIVSRQLIRLDVPIMIGASLVVYALAWDGSLSRLDGALLFTGVVSYTAFLIISSRRDKSANEDDEFAKEFGLNEPVKPYAWVINLGLIIVGLVLLVTGSNFLVDSAVTLARVLGISELVIGLTVVAIGTSLPELATSIMAAIKGERDIAVGNIVGSNIFNLLCVLGLASMISPEAIKVAANALAFDFPVMIAVAVACLPIFFAGYRINRWEGLLFVAYYVAYTAYLVLSSTGKPFAEVFGDAMLGYVLPLTAVTLVVIAGRAWHKQKA, from the coding sequence ATGACCCTGATGACCTTTGTTTACCTGATCATCGGCCTGGTGCTGCTGGTCGCCGGCGCTGAAGTACTGGTGCGCGGCGCAGCCAAACTAGCGGCACAGTTTGGCATTCCACCGCTGATTATCGGCCTTACCGTCGTGGCCTTCGGCACCAGCGCACCAGAAACGGCCGTCAGCGTGCAAGCAGCGATGAACGGCAGTGGCGACTTGGCCATCGGCAACGTGATTGGCAGCAACATCGCCAATATTCTGCTGATCCTGGGCGTGACGGCATTGGTTGCCCCGCTGATCGTCTCGCGCCAACTGATCCGCCTCGATGTGCCGATCATGATCGGCGCGAGCTTGGTGGTCTATGCCCTGGCGTGGGACGGCAGCCTCAGCCGCCTCGACGGTGCCCTGCTGTTCACCGGCGTGGTGAGCTACACCGCCTTTCTGATCATTAGTTCGCGTCGCGACAAGAGCGCCAACGAGGACGACGAGTTCGCTAAGGAGTTTGGCCTTAATGAACCCGTCAAACCTTACGCCTGGGTGATCAACCTAGGGCTGATCATTGTCGGTTTGGTCTTACTGGTCACCGGTTCTAACTTCTTGGTCGACAGCGCGGTTACGCTGGCGCGCGTGCTGGGCATCTCGGAGCTGGTGATTGGCCTGACCGTCGTCGCTATTGGCACCTCACTGCCGGAGCTGGCCACCTCAATCATGGCGGCCATCAAGGGCGAGCGCGATATCGCGGTGGGCAATATCGTCGGCAGCAATATCTTCAACCTGCTCTGTGTACTAGGCCTGGCCTCGATGATTTCGCCTGAGGCCATCAAGGTGGCAGCCAATGCCCTGGCCTTTGACTTCCCGGTGATGATCGCCGTTGCTGTGGCTTGCCTGCCGATCTTCTTCGCCGGTTATCGCATCAACCGCTGGGAAGGCCTGCTGTTTGTTGCCTACTACGTGGCTTACACGGCCTATCTGGTGCTGTCGTCCACCGGCAAGCCGTTTGCCGAGGTGTTTGGTGATGCCATGCTCGGTTATGTACTGCCGTTGACTGCGGTGACGCTGGTGGTGATCGCGGGTCGCGCTTGGCACAAGCAAAAAGCCTGA
- the mreC gene encoding rod shape-determining protein MreC — MRLLVFAVLSAALMVVDARFTWLQPLRAQLGVVVEPVYWAGRLPVRVWESATQELSTRSELTAENEQLKAEQLIMQRRLQKLAALTEQNVRLRELLNSAALVDDKVLATELIGVDPNPFTHRILIDKGEQDGVVLGQPVLDARGLMGQVVEVMPYTSRVLLITDTTHSIPVQVNRNGLRAIATGTGNPERLELRHVADTADIKEGDLLVSSGMGQRFPAGYPVAMVTEVIHDSGQPFAIVRAVPTAKLNRSRYMLLVFTDQRTADQRATESAQAQEALDREIRQQAQPVQPAAGAPAAPVNPPEAGQ, encoded by the coding sequence GTGCGCCTGTTGGTGTTCGCCGTGCTATCGGCTGCGTTGATGGTGGTCGATGCACGGTTCACGTGGCTGCAGCCGCTGCGGGCGCAACTGGGTGTGGTGGTCGAGCCGGTCTACTGGGCCGGCCGTTTACCGGTAAGGGTGTGGGAGAGTGCGACTCAGGAATTGAGTACGCGCAGCGAGTTAACGGCCGAAAACGAACAGCTCAAGGCTGAACAGTTAATCATGCAGCGCCGTTTGCAGAAGCTTGCCGCCTTGACTGAGCAAAACGTGCGCTTGCGCGAGCTGCTTAATTCCGCTGCGTTGGTCGATGACAAAGTGCTGGCCACTGAGCTGATCGGTGTCGATCCAAACCCCTTTACCCATCGTATCCTGATCGATAAAGGCGAGCAGGACGGGGTGGTCTTGGGTCAGCCGGTGCTCGATGCGCGTGGTCTGATGGGCCAAGTGGTTGAAGTTATGCCTTACACCTCGCGCGTTCTATTGATAACCGATACCACTCACAGCATTCCGGTGCAGGTTAACCGTAATGGCCTGCGCGCTATCGCCACGGGCACCGGTAATCCAGAGCGTTTGGAGTTGCGCCATGTGGCGGATACGGCGGACATCAAAGAAGGTGACTTACTGGTTAGCTCGGGCATGGGCCAGCGCTTCCCGGCGGGCTATCCGGTGGCCATGGTCACTGAAGTGATTCACGATTCTGGCCAGCCATTCGCCATTGTCCGTGCAGTACCGACGGCGAAGCTCAACCGCAGCCGCTATATGTTGCTGGTGTTTACCGATCAGCGTACGGCGGATCAGCGTGCCACTGAGTCGGCGCAAGCTCAAGAAGCCCTGGATCGTGAGATCCGTCAGCAGGCGCAGCCTGTGCAGCCGGCGGCTGGTGCGCCAGCGGCTCCCGTTAATCCGCCGGAGGCTGGGCAATAA